GAACACAAGAAAGGGCCTTGAGGGATTTAGATCCCACATTCAAAAGTAGTTGGATGGGGAACTCAGGCACAAGGCAGCCTCCGCTGCAAAACAGCCTTCTGGAGGGATATTTTGCTTTCCATTCAGCACAAAGCCTCTGGGAAAACATGCTCTGGACGCCTCATACTTCCTTCCCTGGAAAAGCAGTGTTGAAAAAGCACAGCTTCCTCTTCCCTGCCTGCTGTTCCTTGTTATTTTTGCAGCAGCAGTCAGATGGTTGACAGAACTCCAGATAGCGACATCAGACCCTGAGCCTCCCCTTCAACCTAGCACACCTGAACTTGTAAAGCTCCCAGACTTGTAAAGCATCCGGTTAAGCtacacagacttttttttttaatgagtagtaaactgctttcttttttaaaaagcaatatgaaAAATAATGAAGACAAACTCCCCCAAAGTTAGTTCTACACATCTGAGGTGCCAGGAAAGATGCAACCTCCAGGCAGGCAGCGGGTCTTACGGGAAGGTAGACTGTCCAGCTCGTTCTTCTACCCGGCGGGCACCGTGGCCGTCTTCTCCTGAAGATGTGCTTCGGTcttctgtcctgtcctgtcctgtccggAGCAGCTGGCTAAATAAATGTCCTGGCTGGAAAGCCTTCCTTTCTGGAGGCGCTCTGTATCCCGTGGCAAAACAGGTTCAACTCAGGTTTATGGGGCAGCCCCCCGAAGCCTCCTAGGACACCCATTGCAAGCAGTTCCCCATTTAACAGGATGGCGCAGGGGTTCTCACTCTGCAACTTGGAAAGCGCCACATTCGCAGTTGCCACTGACCCATAGAGCGATGCTGACTTCCAGCCTGGTATCGGGGTCAAGGCTTGCACCTGAAGGAGACTCGCAGTTTACCTGTTTAGAggcagctgtttcaaggtgggaaccacccgccaaccacctctgagtaagagccctgcccactttcctgaAATACAGTCCAGGTGCCATTTTGGGCAGCAGTGCTCAAGAACACCCATGGGCGGCTCCCGAGCCAGTGAGTGAGAACCGCTGGCTTGGAGGTTGTGCAAGAGGGAACAAGTCCTCGAAACCCACGTGTCCCACCGGCCTCCAGAAAGAAAACACACGCGGGAGATCGGCAATGGCAACCTCGGCTCCGGTTCAACCTGACGTCGTTTGTGAAAACTGCGTTCCAAAAAGAAGGCTGGAAGATCTAGCAGTGCCCCCGGGAATTCTGCGTGCCAACCACCTGTCtcgaggcagctgctgccaactgACTCTCCTGAGGATGAGCTGAGCTGTGGGGAAGCACCTCTACCGGAGCAGCTGGAAGAACAGGCAGTTCATTCAGAGGCCTGCCTCACCCCAAGCGGGGCCATCTGGGGAGCAGGCTGAGCCAGGAGCATCAGCGGAAGCACTCCCACCAGGCCGGTGGCTTTGCTCTGACTTTGGATTGACCAATGAGCACGGGACGGAAAAGGACTGTGATTCTGGAGAagccctttctctgcctgagcgCCACCTGGCATTCCAGGTGAAGGTGAATGGCCTGCTGAAACGTGACCCACACCCCCGGCCTGGCCTCCAACTGAGAGTCTGTGACACAGCCTACTTCCCAGAACCACCCTATATCTAACGTGGGGGAGGGTAGTTGCCCTGGTCACATCATACTTTTAGCTCCACGGCCTCCCCTTGACCCCAACACGCAGCCCTAGAGTTTAGAGGGAATTCCAAGATCCCTGCCTGAGtgggtgcttggggagggggacacattGAGACATGACCTCCTAGGACACCCCTTCCTCAGCTGCTTCAGAAAGGAACTTGGGCTTTTCCTGGAGGCTAAAGTCTTAAGAGGAGCCAGGCCTGCCTCACCCGCTTTACTGCACCATCCCAAACATTTCCAAGCAGTGGGGCGGCTGATGTACAGAGTGCTCCTgagtcccacccttccctgggcTGATGCTCAACAGAACCATGGCAAAAAAGGAGCTGGAAGGGAGAAACTCGCTTCAGGAGTGTGTATTTCAATCGGAACTGTACTGGGAATGAGCAGGCCGAGCTTGGTTCCTGGTTCTCATTCACGGAGTTAAGGACGAGACTTCTGAACGGCAAACCCTGGTAGACGGAACACGGCCTGCTTCTGCTACATAGTCCactccccccgcccaccccacccctcactgTGTATTAGAGGGCCTTGCTTCCCGAGGACACGAAGTCTCCAGCAAGGTTCACACTCCAGCCCAGCCTTAAAGCAGGGGAGGAGGGATGGAAATTTGGCATAACCCCTCAGCCATCCGCGGCAGCTGGTCAAGGCAGGCAGGGTGCCACCGGGTAGGTGTTCTCCGCAGACGTGTGCTGCGCGCTGTGCTCCTGCAGCAGGCCCAGGTCCAGGAAGCGCTCGCCGCACCACATGCACTTATAGTGCTGCTCCCGGGTGTGGACCCCGTGGTGCTTGTTCAGGTGCTCCCGTTGCTTGAAGGCCTTCTCGCAGGCCGggcacttgtagggcttctcgcCGGTGTGGACCCGCCGGTGGCGCTGCAAGTCAGAGGCGTACTTGAACCGTTTCTGGCAGTCTGGGCACTTCAGGGGCCGCTCGCGGGTCGGGTCGCAACGGTGCTGCACGAATtctgaggaggagaagaagcgGCGCTCGCACAGGGTGCAGCGGAGGGGCTTCTCGGCACAGTGGGAGGACAGCTGGTGCTTCTGCAGGGCGGACGCCCGCTTGTAGGCTTTGCTGCACACGGCGCACTTGAACGGCCGCTCGGCGCTCTGGACGCAGCGGTGGCGCAGCAGCTCGGAGGACTGGCTGAAGCCCTTCTGGCAGGCGTTGCATTTGAAGAGGTTCTCAATGCCGTGGACGTGCTGGTGGTAGAGCAGGTGAGCCGGCTGCACAAAGCCCTTCTCGCACAAGGAGCACTTGAACGGGGGAGGCTGCGGCTCCTGCTCCGTGGAGGTGGTGGCGCCCGCCGCCTTGTGCGTGCGCCGGTGGCGCATGAGGGCGTACTGCTGCTTGAAGCTCATCTGACAGAGGTCGCACTGGAAGGGGCGCTCGGTGCTGTGCGTGCGCTCGTGCTGCCGGAGGTCCGAGGGCCGGCGGAAGGCCTTGTGGCAGGCGCTGCAGCGGAAGGGGCGCTCGCCGCTGGGGGTGCACGGGTGCTGCAGCAGCTCCGAGGACTCCTTGAAGTGCAGCTCGCAGACGTTGCAGCGGAAGAGGTGCGCCTCGCCCGAGTGGGCGTACATGTGGCGCACCAGGTGGGAGCGGTGCTTGAAGGCCTTCTCGCACACCGTGCACTTGTAGGGCCGCTCGGCGCTGTGGGTGCGCTTGTGGTGCACCAGGTGCGACGACTGGCTGAAGCTCTTGTCGCAGAGGCTgcatttgtagggcttctccccggtgtgcaCCCGCTCGTGGCGCGACAGCTCCGACAGGTGCTTGAAGGGCTTCTGGCAGATGGAGCAGCTGTAGGGCTTCTCGACGGGGGTCCGGTTGAGCGCCGTGGGTTGCTGGGGCGGGGCGGGCTCCTCGGGTGCCGCCGCCACAGCCGCCTTGTAGGTCTTTTCGCAGATGGAGCACTTGACAGGAGCGCTGCCGTTGTGGACGTTGTGGTGCTGAGCCAGCGAGGTGAGGAGGGAGAAGCCCATCTTGCAGACCCCGCAGACAAACGGCTTCTGTTCCACCTGCAGACACTGGTGCTCCAGGAGGTCTgtggcctggtggaagatcttcATGCACTGGGTGCACTGGAAGGACCGGTCGTGTCCCCCTTGCAGACACTGGTGCTCCTGGGGGTTAGAGAGATGGGCCAAGTCATGGCCACACACCCCACATTTGGCAGAGGGCTCCCCGCCACTGGTGGGGATGGGCGGGTGGTGCTGAAGGCCGCTGGGTTCTGGCTGGAGCAGGATGCCGTAGACGGCACAACCCAGGGGGTTCTCGCCGACCGCGCTCGATGGGATGGGATGCTCTGGGAGAGCAGCTGCCCCGGCATGGTGTGGCGGTTGCTGCGGAgggggcggctgctgctgccagcTTTCTGACATGCCGGAAAAGAGAAAACGGGGTTTCCGCAATAAGGGCTTCAGCTTCTCAGCGGATAGGGGAACTTTTAAGCAGATCTGAATTCCCGGCGGTGGATTTCGAAGACGGAAGGAGGAGGCTCACAGCACCAGCCTCCTGAGCACAGCAACTCCCAGATGCGTTGGGTTTCAGAGACAGACAGACCCAAACAGGCAGAACATCCTGTGCATCCTTTCTAGAAAGCACTTCAAAGATGGCTCCTGTAAGAAGAGGGCATCTTAGGTTAGGGCCCACCGACTGACAGGCAATTTTTGGATATAGTTCAGGAGTCCAAATGTGGATCAAGCCCTGACAGCTACAGatcagcccctttcccttccaagCCATGAACAGAGGTAGGGTGTGGAGGCATTAGGGATCTTGCCATTTGTTACCGGCCTGACacaccaagcaggccacaccctgggcTTGATCTTTGAGGCAGGGCTGGGGGTGGACAGCCTGCAATGCGGTGCCACAGTCAGACCACTATAAAGGCCCGGGTAGAGCTGAAAGCAGGAATCCACAATGCTCTACCGCATAAGGACAAACTCACAGAAAGCATGCCAGAAATAATACTCCAATATCACTAAGGGCCAGGGGGAATAAAACTGTTGATGAGTTGCTTGCAGAGATGGTAGAATTAGGGTTAGTAGGATAGGAACATATCCCAAAATCTAGCTCCACCATGGAGCGGCCTCCTTTCCAGCAGCCAGCCACCTCTCTTCTAAAATGGAGGCACTGAGAACAGAGTTTGGCTGCTGATTGTAATGCAAGGTCGGATTGTTACAGAACTGGGCAGTTTTCAGAGATTTAGACATAAAACATGCTCCATAGATCATGCTTGGAAAGAAACTGGTAGCCAGATTAAGTACTTGTCAGACAAGACCACatgactgccctgagccagtcttgAAAGGGCGGTcttgaaatttaataataattaatggaccccaattaaaacataggCCACTGTATTatgaaccagctgaagtttctgaaaaCTTTTCCTAGGTCACCCCATGCATATCCCAGTGCTATAATCTAATTTAGACCTTACCAGAATATGAATAACAgaagttagatttttttttcttaggaAATCTCACAGGTGAAGCACCGTCCAGTGTTGGTAAGGGAAGACCCAGTTGAGGATCGGCctctgaaagggaaggtgaataggTTTATTATATCAGGAGAAAGTGGGGTGGGGTAGAGTAAGGGAATTATGCATGCAACCTTcagatcttaaccactacaccaagctggcagggtcccatgggGATCACGAGTTGAGGCACCCTACCCTAGTTTTATCTTGGCAGTCCATCCCCTTGGGGCAAGAGACATTATCCCAATTATCTGTCCGAAGCCTCATCTAGCAGGgtgctcaatttttttttggggggggggggtcatgctcaatttttttttgggggggggtcaccacccCAGGCTCCCTGCTCAGCGACCACCTCTCAGGAAATATAAGAGCCCCTTCACAATTACTACCAGCAAGCCGAGCCATGCCAAGCCAAGCTGGGGGTCTGGGTCTTTTCTCAGGCCTCCTCCTCTGTGCGTCTCCAGCCCAGGAGGAGGTGCCTTCAGTCGCTCGCCTCGCCCTGTTTGGCTGGCAGAAGATGCCGGCCTTGCCCCCGGGCTATCCCCCATCCCCGAGGTGGGGTGAGGCTAGGTGGGCCAAGGGCCGCTTTCagacgaccccccccctccaaagcaggtgCCAGCAGGGTTCCCCCTTTCGGGTTCCCACAGCAGGGGCGAGCAAGAGTTGCGTGTCGGGGCAGCAGTCGGCCCGGCTTCCCTCGCAGCAGGGGCGAGACGCTGCCGGGGGAAAGAGCCCCAAGACCTCCCGACGAGGCCGGGGAGAGGCCGGGCGGCCGAGCGGGGCCTGGGAGGGGAGTGGGGCAAGACCGGCCTCCGCCTGACTCACCTTAAAGGCTCGGAAGAGAGGCGCGGCCTAGTCGCCCAGCTCGATCCTCGGTCTCGCGTGACTCGCTGCTGCGGCGGAGGGAGGGCAAAACGAGGAGCCGGCCGGAGAGGAGAGGCGCTGGAAGGGGCGGCGCCCGGTCGGCAGGGAAGGATCGGCGGGGATCGGGGCCGCCCTCTGCCGGACCGCGGGGAGAACTGCGTGCCGGACGCGAGGGGGAACCGCGCGGGGGCGGGGCGAGCGGGGCGAGGTGGCGGAGGGGCGGGAGCGGCCGCGAAACAGGCGAACGGCCTCGGCCGCGCGCCCTGCACGGGATCGGGCCGAGACGAGAAAACCTCCTCCGAAAGAGCTTTATGCCCAGGTTGGAGAATGCAcgttcagtgtgcttttgcgaCTGGATTTCCCTGCGTGGATCCGCTCCTCGCCAAGTGCACTATCCAGCAGCCTGCAAAATGGGGAAACTGGAGGGCGGCATCTTGGGTGTAAATCTAACGGAGGGTGCTGACGGACCGGCAGATCTTTGAGGcggaaggctgtgtgtgtgtgtgcaaatgcaCGTTTTGTGCTAGGCCGTAATCAACGTTCCTTTCTTTTATAATGCGCTTTGGCTTTCAGTCTCAAGCCTTTTCTCATCACATGGGGGAATCTTGAaagtttattcattttaataattTGATGTTGAGTTGCCGAAAGATAGGATGCCAGTGACCTGGTAGTATATGGGTCCACATCCGGTaatagacaagacagatcttgaTTTACAGTTATAAGTACGTTCTTCTACCAGCAATTCCAACCAAAGGGGAGTCActaaactcctgtaggagccaaCATCTTTAATATGCAGAACAAGCAGAGAAAGACTGACCAGAAGGAAAACTTCAGTCTTGCCTCTGACCCCATTGCCACTGGAACCAATTCAAAATCTGAGTGAGGGGTGCATAACTACCTTGGGAGATTTCACAAGTgaccagagtccaccttccaaagcttcaTAACCTGATTCATAAAATTCTTACAGAAGTCATGGGATGGGGGGTCACTGGGATTTGgttcagcagggcttctgattggtcattggagatatgattggctgtgcagatttgtttcccaccaccaccaccactaaaaAACTGCCTTGGCAAGAATGGCTACTACAGCTCCATCCTATcaccacaaccaccaccctgtgaggtaggccaaacATGCAAAGGactggccccaagtcacccagcgaGCTCCTTTCCACAGCAGATATTCCAACCTGGATCGCTAAACCATTTGGCACCCCCCTAAGGAATAAAGCACCGCAACCATCTGGGATCAAAACAGGATTTGGAAGACCGCCTTAAATGCCACAGGACAACATTTTAGCCTTTAAAAAACTCCAAACCCTCTTAAAACACCCGTTTGCCTTCAGAAGCCAGTGAGGACAAGAGGATGAGTTCTTTTTCTTGCTGAACTTtacatttcccctttttctttctacTCCTTTTTACGTAATTTAAAACgtgtaataatttttttaactctAAGGTATTTGAATGCATGTTAATGGGTGTGGACAGTGTAAGACGAATGAACTGCATTTTATAAGACTTTTGCATACCTGTTCCTTCTAttgcttttttcctttttctttttaaactttaCTCTTTTTGTTATTTCTACTCCTTGTTATGTAATTTAAAAcgtttaataaaaattaaaatccgAAAGAGGAAAGGCGTCCGCTGGGGGTGTAAATAGACATGTAAACCAGCCCATAAGGGGCGGCAGGAAGCTCTCCCCGGTTCCCTCCGCGATGCTTTTGTAAAAAGGCCGAGAGCTCCACGGGAAGAGGCGATTGGAGCGGCGggaggaggctggctggctggctggcgccGCCTCCGGCCCTGCCCTCCGTGCGCGCTTCCTCCGCGGCGTCTTCGGCAGGGCGCTCCACGCGGGCGCGCAGAAGGGCGGAGAGGCCATGAGCGGGGCCATGCTGGTGggctacagcagcagcagcagctcgtCGGGCTCCGGCGACGAAAGTGGCTCCTCGGCGGCCCCGGAGGTCGCCACCCAGGCAGGGAACCCGGCCTCCCTTCCCGTCGCTAGGTGGGCTTCCTGGCAGAGGCTGACTGGCCGCTGGGCtgaggatgccagtccccaggtgggccctggggatcccccggaattccagctcatctccaggcgacggAGATCagatccctggagaaaacggctgcttgggagggtgggtgccATAGGCGTATACTCCATtgattgaggtccctccccacccgaAATCCCAGCCACCActcgctccacccccaaaagtttccaggcatttctcaaatCAGAGATggcagtcctggggggggggagcaagggggAAGCAGAGGAAGTTTCACCTAAAGGGAGAGGGACCCAGAGGCCAGGAGGAGGTGGCAGTGGAAGTGGCCTTCAAGTCACAGGCGACTTAGGGGCAATCCCCTGGGGATTTTGAGACAAGAGAgtgtcagaggtggtttgccattgcctgcctcattgTAGCAGCCCTGAACTTTTCTGGTGGTGGCACCCAGACATCTCCTgcgattacagctgatctccggcCCACAGATCCATTCCTCTAGAGAAgtatggctgctctggaagctgGACTCAATGGTAGTATACCCCATTGAGGTACTTCCCCTGCCCCCacaagctccatcccccaaatctccagcaatttccctgagctggcaatcctacttggTAGTCCTGCCTCAAAGTATTCTTCaggttaacttctgagatctgatgagatttgggCTGTCCAGGCCAgaggttctcccctcccacccccatgaaACAAGAGCCCCTCTCTGGTGCTATGTTGATCAaaatagcctcccccccccaaaacacccacgcacacacacacccctccatagCTCTTGCGGCTTTCAGATTTAAACACCTGAAAAAGAAAGGCCCAAATAACCTGTGTGCCCTTTTAAAAGTTTGTCATGATTTTGCAATTGAGGCAGAAGCTTTTGTAAGCTAGAGCCTCCTTTATGCAAATACTTTGAATACTTCCTCTGAAACTCATTAATTCCCCACCTTTTTTCCCCATTGCAAAGGGCGCTCAGCCTGTAACTGCCTGCAGAAAGGGAGAATGTGTGCTCTCTTGCCATCTCCCCCAAACCTTCCTCTCCTGAATATCATGGGGTGACAAAGGTAACCCCCACACACAGATAAACACACACCAAGTTTGCCACCAGATGAGCAGCTTCACCAATAAAATTTCCATGGAGCACCCAGGAACCCCCCAAGCCTTAACAGAGATATCAGCTTCTTATCTCACTTAACATACTCAGTCATTCAGTTCTCAGTTCAACCCAGAAATTAAACTGTgttgtcttaaagatgccactggacgcAAACTTAGTTCTCACGTCTGTTGTTACTTCCTTTATTATCTGTATATATGCCAATGTGCCGCTATTTACACGTCTCACCAAATGTGTTcttccaatcttagctgtatttcTGGCTTTTTGACTCTAATTAGCTCATCCTAGCAACCAAACCCTCTGCCCACTTACATGCAATATTAGGGAAATCTATACATGCTGAGTTTCTTAGCTTCACTGTATCTGATgacgtgtgcttgcacacaaagggtaaaacgccttgaataaaactttgttggttttaaaagtgccactgaactcaaactttgtggAGTAGCCATGAGGGACAGCTGGTGAGAGGTGTTTTCCAGGGTGAGCCCCCAAATTGTTGATCCATTTTTTTCAATGCCAAGGTGCCATCCTGATTAGGAACGGTGCTGCCAGAGCAAACTAGACCTGCAACAAAGTCCGCTAACCCCAAACTTGAGAAATTGCTTTCAATTCCCAGCCCTGCCTCTCTCAAATTTCACTCCTTCTGTCCCTTGAGCTCCTGGTTTTTGCACTACCTACATACATCATGGCTCTAGTAGAGATATTTTCCCTGCCAGTTCTTGTCTTGGCCTCCGGTGGTACCTTTTCCTCCTGCTGCCTGAGTTGGCGGAGTAACACAGTGATAGTGTCTTGAGAGTCTCATGTGGCTCTTTGACATGCCACCTATGGCTGTTCTGAGTACCATTGCCCAGTATGGTCCGTGATCCATAGTTCAGGGGAGAAGTCAAGGCCCTTGCTTTTTGGGGCTTCTGGCTGGTTCCCAACTTGAAATAGCCACCAGGTATGTTGTGTGTCTAAAATGCAAACCAGGGATGGAACTCGGGATATTTTGGTTGATGGTAACTGCGAATGTGGCTCTCTGTGAGGACCACTGAACTAGCAAATGAAAAAGGCATCCGAGgttcaaaagagaaagaaaactgtgGTGGGTGCTTTGGGAAGGCTAAAAATGCTATTTCGGTTCTGTTTCCCTGTCTTGCAGTATTGCTCGCCTTCCCGTACCAGACAGTGTGCTAAATATGTTCCGAGACCAGGAAGAGAAGGAGACGGTCGTGGATGACCGCAGCAAGCACGGAGGCCGCGTGCGGACTTTTGCGCATGAGCGTGGCAACTGGGCAACCTACATCTATGTGCCTTGTAAGTCCCTTCAGTCCTGCCCGGTCCGTGTACCACAGTGAGAGGAAGTAAGGTTTCCAGCTTCCAGATGGCGCTGGGGAtcgcccagaattacaactcatctccacactacataTATACATTTCCTGAGAGGAGGCAGGAGGATGGCTCTATGGTCTCATATTCCTCCCCGAACTCTACCAGCCCcaagcactgcccccaaatctcctggggttttccaggccagagttggcaacctatcAAAGGAGGGTAAGGGGCTTCTGCCATCCCAGATTTTGAAAATTGCTCTCTTTGCTGTCCTTCTGGAGGTTGCTTTTCCTGATCTCCAGCTCTAAAAGGGGCAAGAGACacgcagagggggtttgccattgccttcctctggatagCAACCCTGCACTTCCCTGGTGGtcgtctcccatccgaatactaaGCAGGATTGGgccggcttagcttccaagccctGGCAAACTTGGGTTTAACTGGGGTACGCAGGGTGCTGGGCATAGTTCTAACTACTCCATAATCCACTTGAGCGATAGATACCTGGAGCCACTTGTTAAAATTTTCTTGTAACTCACAGGACATATTTAACAGCAATATTCTCACTCTTTTCCAGGGTGTTCTGTGCTAACAAAACAGCAAAAGGAATCAAATTATACCGTTGGAATATATATTCTACTTCAGTGGTGGGAAGGCATCCAGAGATCTGATTCGAACTCTATACTGGCAGATGGTCTAGGTTTTCTACCATGTGGCTGCCGGTTGCCTGTTATAGCTACGCATGTGGTGCATGCTTTGTCTACCATTCATTTAATTTACATTATGTATAATgtacttttctcactgagactccagTTGGATGACACAGTGTCAGTCCGTGCAAGTCAGGAGCCCTTCTGGACAAAGCCCCCGCCTAATCTTGCCTACTTGGTGACACCAGGGAAGGTATCAGCAGCTAGCATGTtgtgagagccagcctggtgtagtggttaggagcacggacttctcatctggcgagctgcgtttgattccccattcccccacatgcagccagctgggtgaccttgggcttgccacggcactgataaaactgttctgaccaagcagtgatatcagagctcttagcctcacccacgtcccagggtgtctgttgtggggagaggaaagggaaggtgaatgtaagccactttgagactccttcaggttgagaaaagcggcatataagaaccaattcttcttgtaGAACTGTtcccatagagcagttctctcagctctaCTGACTTCACAGagagtcttttgtggggagaggaagggaaaggggtttgtaagctgctttgggattcctttggggagtgagAAGCGGGAcgtaaaaaactagctcttcttcatgTTGAGGGTCCCTGTTCTAAAGTGTATCATGGCTTAGCCAAGAACCCAGATCTCCAATCCTCTACCTGTGGGCTGTTTTTCTGTCCACCTTGCCTTGCAGATGAAGCCCAGGAGGACTTCTTGGATCTGCTGCAGCTGCTtcttgcacatgcacacacgtATGTGGCGTCGCTGACAGCGGCAGCTGAATTCCACATCAGTCTCTCGCAGAGTGTGGTTCTGCGCCATCACTGGATCAACCCTTTTGTGCAGTCCCTCAAGGAACACCTGTCCTCCTTCCAGAGGTAGGTGATCGTTGGTATTCTTTGCCTGCCATATCCTGCAGCATGCTTTCCTCACCTGGCCCCAATCCTATAGCTGCTCTTGAGGAGTACTTCCTCTGCAAGGACACAGAGCAAGGCACTTTCCTGCCTGTGCTAAAAGGAGGCTATACTAGTCCCCAAATTTCAGTGTGGAG
This region of Paroedura picta isolate Pp20150507F chromosome 14, Ppicta_v3.0, whole genome shotgun sequence genomic DNA includes:
- the ZNF319 gene encoding zinc finger protein 319, whose amino-acid sequence is MSESWQQQPPPPQQPPHHAGAAALPEHPIPSSAVGENPLGCAVYGILLQPEPSGLQHHPPIPTSGGEPSAKCGVCGHDLAHLSNPQEHQCLQGGHDRSFQCTQCMKIFHQATDLLEHQCLQVEQKPFVCGVCKMGFSLLTSLAQHHNVHNGSAPVKCSICEKTYKAAVAAAPEEPAPPQQPTALNRTPVEKPYSCSICQKPFKHLSELSRHERVHTGEKPYKCSLCDKSFSQSSHLVHHKRTHSAERPYKCTVCEKAFKHRSHLVRHMYAHSGEAHLFRCNVCELHFKESSELLQHPCTPSGERPFRCSACHKAFRRPSDLRQHERTHSTERPFQCDLCQMSFKQQYALMRHRRTHKAAGATTSTEQEPQPPPFKCSLCEKGFVQPAHLLYHQHVHGIENLFKCNACQKGFSQSSELLRHRCVQSAERPFKCAVCSKAYKRASALQKHQLSSHCAEKPLRCTLCERRFFSSSEFVQHRCDPTRERPLKCPDCQKRFKYASDLQRHRRVHTGEKPYKCPACEKAFKQREHLNKHHGVHTREQHYKCMWCGERFLDLGLLQEHSAQHTSAENTYPVAPCLP
- the USB1 gene encoding U6 snRNA phosphodiesterase 1 isoform X4 translates to MPSIARLPVPDSVLNMFRDQEEKETVVDDRSKHGGRVRTFAHERGNWATYIYVPYEAQEDFLDLLQLLLAHAHTYVASLTAAAEFHISLSQSVVLRHHWINPFVQSLKEHLSSFQRFVCRADQVKIYTNDTKTRTFVGLEISAGHAQFLELVSEVDRVMEEFNLSPFYKNPSFHLSLAWCVGNLSEKLEGPCLQELQEIVDGFEDSSNLLRIHAADVRCKSGKKVFSFPLR
- the USB1 gene encoding U6 snRNA phosphodiesterase 1 isoform X1 → MSGAMLVGYSSSSSSSGSGDESGSSAAPEVATQAGNPASLPVASIARLPVPDSVLNMFRDQEEKETVVDDRSKHGGRVRTFAHERGNWATYIYVPYEAQEDFLDLLQLLLAHAHTYVASLTAAAEFHISLSQSVVLRHHWINPFVQSLKEHLSSFQRFVCRADQVKIYTNDTKTRTFVGLEISAGHAQFLELVSEVDRVMEEFNLSPFYKNPSFHLSLAWCVGNLSEKLEGPCLQELQEIVDGFEDSSNLLRIHAADVRCKSGKKVFSFPLR
- the USB1 gene encoding U6 snRNA phosphodiesterase 1 isoform X3; this encodes MPVPSIARLPVPDSVLNMFRDQEEKETVVDDRSKHGGRVRTFAHERGNWATYIYVPYEAQEDFLDLLQLLLAHAHTYVASLTAAAEFHISLSQSVVLRHHWINPFVQSLKEHLSSFQRFVCRADQVKIYTNDTKTRTFVGLEISAGHAQFLELVSEVDRVMEEFNLSPFYKNPSFHLSLAWCVGNLSEKLEGPCLQELQEIVDGFEDSSNLLRIHAADVRCKSGKKVFSFPLR
- the USB1 gene encoding U6 snRNA phosphodiesterase 1 isoform X2; this encodes MPVPRWALGIPRNSSSSPGDGDQIPGENGCLGGIARLPVPDSVLNMFRDQEEKETVVDDRSKHGGRVRTFAHERGNWATYIYVPYEAQEDFLDLLQLLLAHAHTYVASLTAAAEFHISLSQSVVLRHHWINPFVQSLKEHLSSFQRFVCRADQVKIYTNDTKTRTFVGLEISAGHAQFLELVSEVDRVMEEFNLSPFYKNPSFHLSLAWCVGNLSEKLEGPCLQELQEIVDGFEDSSNLLRIHAADVRCKSGKKVFSFPLR